A single region of the Mus caroli chromosome 16, CAROLI_EIJ_v1.1, whole genome shotgun sequence genome encodes:
- the Kcne2 gene encoding potassium voltage-gated channel subfamily E member 2 isoform X2 → MATLANLTQTLEDAFKKIFITYMDSWRRNTTAEEQALQARVDAENFYYVILYLMVMIGMFSFIVVAILVSTVKSKRREHSQDPYHQYIVEDWQEKYKSQILHLEDSKATIHENMGATGFTVSP, encoded by the coding sequence ATGGCCACATTAGCCAATTTGACCCAGACACTGGAGGATGCCttcaaaaagatttttattaCTTATATGGACAGCTGGAGGAGGAACACGACAGCCGAGGAGCAGGCACTCCAGGCCagagtggatgctgagaacttcTACTATGTCATCCTGTACCTCATGGTGATGATCGGCATGTTCTCGTTCATCGTGGTGGCCATCCTGGTGAGCACGGTGAAGTCGAAGCGGCGGGAGCACTCCCAGGACCCATACCACCAGTACATCGTGGAGGATTGGCAGGAGAAGTACAAAAGTCAGATCCTGCATCTGGAAGACTCCAAGGCCACCATCCATGAGAACATGGGGGCGACAGGGTTCACAGTGTCACCCTGA
- the Smim11a gene encoding small integral membrane protein 11A — protein MNWKVLEHVPLLLYILAAKTLILCLAFAGVKMYQRRSLEGKLQAEKRKQSEKKAS, from the exons ATGAACTGGAAG GTTCTTGAACACGTGCCCCTGCTGCTGTATATCCTGGCAGCAAAAACCCTGATCCTGTGCCTGGCCTTTGCGGGTGTGAAAATGTACCAAAGGAGAAGCCTGGAAGGAAAACTGCAAGCCGAGAAGAGGAAGCAGTCAGAGAAGAAAGCGAGCTGA
- the Kcne2 gene encoding potassium voltage-gated channel subfamily E member 2 isoform X1: MEQGGSMATLANLTQTLEDAFKKIFITYMDSWRRNTTAEEQALQARVDAENFYYVILYLMVMIGMFSFIVVAILVSTVKSKRREHSQDPYHQYIVEDWQEKYKSQILHLEDSKATIHENMGATGFTVSP; encoded by the exons ATGGAG CAAGGGGGAAGCATGGCCACATTAGCCAATTTGACCCAGACACTGGAGGATGCCttcaaaaagatttttattaCTTATATGGACAGCTGGAGGAGGAACACGACAGCCGAGGAGCAGGCACTCCAGGCCagagtggatgctgagaacttcTACTATGTCATCCTGTACCTCATGGTGATGATCGGCATGTTCTCGTTCATCGTGGTGGCCATCCTGGTGAGCACGGTGAAGTCGAAGCGGCGGGAGCACTCCCAGGACCCATACCACCAGTACATCGTGGAGGATTGGCAGGAGAAGTACAAAAGTCAGATCCTGCATCTGGAAGACTCCAAGGCCACCATCCATGAGAACATGGGGGCGACAGGGTTCACAGTGTCACCCTGA